The following are encoded in a window of Halorarum salinum genomic DNA:
- a CDS encoding PrkA family serine protein kinase: MTGAMKTLEELSDRYKETVPSDLREAKPFDWYLAEIHEHPRIARNAHQRVADMFDHYGTRYDEDAGVVDYLMASEDPLHDGENAFYGREVHESIHEFVNKVKSGARGLGPEKRIKLLLGPVGSGKSHFDWLVRRYFEDFTRTDEGRLYTFRWTNLCDVIPDQDPADDTVRSPMNQDPIVLLPQPQRDEVIDALNDALDAPYTIRNEQSLDPASGFYMNELLAAYDDDLRAVLDDHVEVVRLVADENRRRCVETFEPKDKKNQDETELTGDVNYSKLAVYGENDPRSFDYAGAFCNANRGIFSGEELLKLQREFLYDFLHASQEQTIKPRNNPRIDIDEVIVGRTNMPEYRDKKGDEKMEAFNDRTKRIDYPYVLEYEQEAEIYRKMLRNADVPDMHIEPHAMEMAGLFGVLTRIEEPSDGAVTLVQKAKAYNGEIDETDDVDERKLREDGDSVANIAEGMEGVSARFIGDEIAEAIMDATHRGREYLSPLSVFTHFEENLQNHGSIHEENLERYERYLELVREEYRERAIEDVRHALAYDVEEIRRQGEKYMDHVMAYIDDATVEDDLTGREQEPDETFLRSVEEKLDIPGDRKDDFRQEVANWVSRRAREGVSFDPQDNDRLRRALERKLWEDKKHNINFSALVSAGELDDDERSAWVDALHEQGYSREGAREVLEFAGAEVAKSELED; encoded by the coding sequence ATGACCGGAGCCATGAAAACCCTCGAGGAACTGAGCGACCGATACAAGGAGACGGTGCCCTCGGACCTCCGCGAGGCGAAGCCGTTCGACTGGTACCTCGCCGAGATCCACGAGCACCCCCGAATCGCCCGCAACGCCCACCAGCGCGTCGCCGACATGTTCGACCACTACGGCACGCGCTACGACGAGGACGCGGGCGTCGTCGATTACCTGATGGCCAGCGAGGACCCCCTCCACGACGGGGAGAACGCCTTCTATGGCCGGGAGGTCCACGAGTCGATCCACGAGTTCGTGAACAAGGTGAAGTCGGGCGCGCGCGGGCTCGGGCCCGAGAAACGGATCAAGCTCCTGCTCGGACCGGTCGGCTCGGGCAAGAGCCACTTCGACTGGCTCGTCCGCCGGTACTTCGAGGACTTCACCCGCACCGACGAGGGACGGCTGTACACCTTCCGCTGGACGAACCTCTGTGACGTCATCCCCGACCAGGACCCCGCCGACGACACGGTCCGGTCGCCGATGAATCAGGACCCGATCGTCCTCCTCCCCCAGCCCCAGCGCGACGAGGTCATCGACGCGCTGAACGACGCGCTCGACGCCCCCTACACCATCAGGAACGAGCAGAGCCTCGACCCCGCGTCGGGCTTCTACATGAACGAACTGCTCGCGGCGTACGACGACGACCTGCGGGCGGTCCTCGACGACCACGTCGAGGTGGTCCGACTCGTCGCCGACGAGAACCGGCGCCGCTGCGTCGAGACGTTCGAGCCGAAGGACAAGAAGAACCAGGACGAGACGGAGCTGACCGGCGACGTCAACTACTCGAAGCTCGCGGTGTACGGCGAGAACGACCCGCGCTCGTTCGACTACGCGGGGGCGTTCTGCAACGCGAACCGGGGCATCTTCAGCGGCGAGGAGCTGTTGAAGCTCCAGCGCGAGTTCCTCTACGACTTCCTGCACGCCTCCCAGGAGCAGACGATCAAGCCCCGGAACAACCCCCGAATCGACATCGACGAGGTCATCGTCGGCCGGACGAACATGCCCGAGTACCGGGACAAGAAGGGCGACGAGAAGATGGAGGCGTTCAACGACCGCACCAAGCGGATCGACTACCCGTACGTCCTCGAGTACGAGCAGGAGGCCGAGATCTACCGGAAGATGCTCCGGAACGCCGACGTGCCCGACATGCACATCGAGCCGCACGCAATGGAGATGGCGGGACTGTTCGGCGTGCTCACCCGCATCGAGGAGCCCTCCGACGGCGCCGTCACGCTCGTCCAGAAGGCGAAGGCGTACAACGGCGAGATCGACGAGACCGACGACGTCGACGAGCGGAAGCTCCGGGAGGACGGCGACTCGGTCGCGAACATCGCCGAGGGGATGGAGGGCGTCTCCGCGCGGTTCATCGGCGACGAGATCGCCGAGGCGATCATGGACGCCACCCACCGCGGGCGCGAGTACCTCTCGCCGCTGTCGGTGTTCACCCACTTCGAGGAGAACCTGCAGAACCACGGCTCCATCCACGAGGAGAACCTCGAGCGGTACGAGCGCTACCTCGAACTGGTGCGCGAGGAGTACCGCGAGCGCGCCATCGAGGACGTCCGCCACGCGCTCGCGTACGACGTCGAGGAGATCAGGCGCCAGGGCGAGAAGTACATGGACCACGTGATGGCGTACATCGACGACGCGACCGTCGAGGACGACCTCACCGGCCGGGAGCAGGAGCCGGACGAGACGTTCCTCCGCTCGGTCGAGGAGAAACTGGACATCCCCGGCGACCGGAAGGACGACTTCCGCCAGGAGGTCGCCAACTGGGTGTCCCGCCGCGCGCGCGAGGGCGTGAGCTTCGACCCCCAGGACAACGATCGCCTCCGCCGCGCGCTGGAGCGGAAGCTCTGGGAGGACAAGAAGCACAACATCAACTTCTCCGCGCTGGTGTCGGCCGGCGAACTGGACGACGACGAGCGGAGCGCCTGGGTCGACGCGCTCCACGAGCAGGGGTACTCCCGGGAGGGGGCCCGCGAAGTGCTGGAGTTCGCCGGCGCGGAGGTGGCAAAGAGCGAACTGGAGGACTGA
- a CDS encoding PrkA family serine protein kinase, which translates to MTDYIDRADRALAGAYEPPMSLSEYVELAFERPGTAAGAATYLLDAIESLGTRTVIEEGERRERYRFFDDPHNDGEHAVLGNTAVLNAFVDDLRTLAAGRGKDEKIHWFDGPTATGKSELKRCLVNGLREYSKTEAGRRYTVEWNIAGGDDASSLGYGPARDHEDDWYESPVRAHPLSVFPAEVRRELVAALNERADPEFPVRVDCDMDPFSREAYDHLEEQYRRDGRGDLFSAVTDDRHLRVKNYVVDVGAGIGVLHAEDDGSPKERLVGSWMPGMLRELDSRGRKDPRAFSYDGVLSQGNGLLTVVEDASQHADLLRKLLNVPDEKRVKLDKGIGMDVDTQLVVISNPDLDAELDQFSDRNGRDPLKALKRRLDRHEFRYLTSVSLETELIHRELTDQTEVWQTVAAAEAGGEGEVSGEREAGREGVGGRARGGARTADRVDGDGRDRTGDRDGDADRGFSADPDRDAVREAVDERVRAPLSLTVRDERGRTTERELAPHALEAAAAYSVVTRLDGEDLPADLSLVDKALLYERGYLREGDERLGADEFEFDGEDGTHGIPVTYTRDVVADLLHEASDRAHPELDVESVLMPDDVLEAMAEDLAEAPVFSRAEAAEYENRLAVVKEYVFERQEADVLDAVLAEKGVAEETVAEYVEHVFAWDAGERVETGRGAVDPDPLLMQVFETEHLGRFEEADYEGTDPSPPVERFRTEKVITALNRYAWEHRDEDFAASDVDLTEIPVIREVLDTHSWGDVRRIYPDFDPGQWSDPPANTETERVKERTVEKLRETGYSAASAELTGRAVMREVNARWD; encoded by the coding sequence ATGACCGACTACATCGACCGGGCCGACCGCGCGCTCGCCGGGGCCTACGAGCCGCCGATGAGCCTCTCCGAGTACGTCGAACTGGCCTTCGAGCGCCCCGGGACGGCCGCGGGCGCGGCGACGTACCTGCTCGACGCGATCGAGTCGCTCGGCACGCGGACCGTGATCGAGGAGGGGGAGCGGCGCGAGCGCTACCGCTTCTTCGACGACCCGCACAACGACGGCGAGCACGCGGTGCTCGGCAACACCGCCGTCCTGAACGCGTTCGTCGACGACCTACGGACCCTCGCCGCTGGCCGTGGCAAGGACGAGAAGATCCACTGGTTCGACGGGCCGACCGCGACGGGCAAGTCGGAGCTGAAGCGCTGTCTGGTCAACGGCCTCCGCGAGTACTCGAAGACCGAGGCGGGCCGGCGCTACACCGTCGAGTGGAACATCGCCGGCGGCGACGACGCGAGTTCGCTCGGCTACGGCCCGGCCCGGGACCACGAGGACGACTGGTACGAGAGCCCCGTCCGGGCGCACCCGCTCTCCGTGTTCCCGGCCGAGGTCCGCCGCGAACTGGTCGCGGCGCTGAACGAGCGGGCCGACCCCGAGTTCCCCGTCCGCGTCGACTGTGACATGGACCCGTTCAGCCGCGAGGCGTACGACCACCTCGAGGAGCAGTACCGCCGCGACGGACGCGGGGACCTGTTCTCGGCGGTCACCGACGACCGCCACCTCCGGGTGAAGAACTACGTCGTCGACGTCGGCGCCGGCATCGGCGTGCTCCACGCCGAGGACGACGGCAGCCCGAAGGAGCGGCTCGTCGGCTCGTGGATGCCAGGAATGCTCCGGGAGCTCGACAGCCGCGGCCGGAAGGACCCGCGCGCGTTCAGCTACGACGGCGTCCTCTCGCAGGGGAACGGCCTGCTGACCGTCGTCGAGGACGCGAGCCAGCACGCGGACCTCCTCCGGAAGCTGCTGAACGTCCCCGACGAGAAGCGGGTGAAACTGGACAAGGGGATCGGGATGGACGTCGACACCCAGCTCGTGGTCATCTCGAACCCCGACCTCGACGCCGAACTCGACCAGTTCTCCGACCGGAACGGTCGCGACCCGCTGAAGGCGCTCAAGCGCCGGCTCGACCGCCACGAGTTCCGCTACCTCACAAGCGTCTCGCTGGAGACGGAGCTGATCCACCGCGAACTGACCGACCAGACCGAGGTCTGGCAGACGGTGGCGGCCGCGGAGGCGGGTGGCGAGGGCGAGGTGAGCGGTGAGCGAGAGGCGGGCCGCGAGGGGGTCGGCGGTCGGGCCCGCGGGGGAGCCCGAACCGCCGATCGGGTCGACGGCGATGGCCGGGACCGTACTGGCGACCGCGACGGCGACGCCGACCGTGGTTTCTCTGCCGACCCCGACCGCGACGCGGTCCGCGAGGCCGTCGACGAGCGCGTCCGCGCGCCCCTGTCCCTGACCGTCCGCGACGAGCGGGGCCGGACGACCGAGCGCGAACTCGCCCCCCACGCGCTCGAGGCGGCCGCGGCGTACAGCGTCGTCACCCGCCTCGACGGGGAGGACCTCCCCGCGGACCTCTCGCTCGTCGACAAGGCGCTGCTGTACGAGCGGGGCTACCTCCGCGAGGGCGACGAGCGCCTCGGGGCCGACGAGTTCGAGTTCGACGGCGAGGACGGCACCCACGGCATCCCCGTCACCTACACCCGTGACGTCGTCGCGGACCTGCTCCACGAAGCCTCCGACCGGGCCCACCCCGAACTCGACGTCGAGTCCGTGCTGATGCCCGACGACGTGCTGGAGGCGATGGCCGAGGACCTGGCGGAGGCGCCGGTGTTCTCGCGCGCGGAGGCCGCCGAGTACGAGAACCGGCTGGCCGTCGTGAAGGAGTACGTCTTCGAGCGGCAGGAGGCGGACGTGCTCGACGCCGTGCTCGCCGAGAAGGGCGTCGCGGAGGAAACCGTCGCCGAGTACGTCGAGCACGTGTTCGCCTGGGACGCCGGCGAGCGCGTCGAGACCGGCCGCGGCGCGGTCGACCCCGACCCGCTGCTGATGCAGGTGTTCGAGACCGAGCACCTCGGCCGGTTCGAGGAGGCCGACTACGAGGGAACCGACCCGTCACCGCCGGTCGAGCGCTTCCGGACGGAGAAGGTCATCACCGCGCTGAACCGCTACGCCTGGGAGCACCGCGACGAGGACTTCGCCGCCTCGGACGTCGACCTCACGGAGATTCCGGTCATCCGCGAGGTGCTCGACACCCACTCGTGGGGGGACGTCCGGCGCATCTACCCGGACTTCGACCCCGGGCAGTGGAGCGATCCGCCGGCGAACACCGAGACCGAGCGCGTGAAGGAACGGACCGTCGAAAAGCTCCGGGAGACCGGCTACAGTGCCGCCTCGGCCGAACTGACCGGGCGGGCGGTCATGCGGGAGGTGAACGCGCGATGGGACTGA
- a CDS encoding YeaH/YhbH family protein, with translation MGLREDLERFRAVGEERRPDLAEFIREGDLAGGSDTVRIPVKMVDLPEFAYDRRDMGGVGQGQGGTPEPGQPVDVPGDPGDDEEGDGDEAGDDSGEHGYYEMDPEEFAEELDETLGLDLEPKGKRVVEEVEGDFTELTRAGPNSTLDFETLFKRGLKRKLATDFDDSFVREACKVEGATARDVFEFCRTENVLVSLPWIEEAMGEVADERGAWASFEEVREEVEREPVTDRIRRDGLREIPFRREDERYRHPEVVEKKQKNVVVVNIRDVSGSMRQRKRELVERVFTPLDWYLTGKYDEAEFRYVAHDAEAWEVDRSEFFGIRSGGGTRISSAYELAAEILEEYPWSEWNRYVFAAGDSENSSNDTVESVVPLMRELDANLHAYVETQPGGGAVNATHAEEVEGELADRDNVAVARVADADDVTDAIYEILSTEDDS, from the coding sequence ATGGGACTGAGGGAGGACCTCGAACGGTTCCGCGCGGTCGGCGAGGAGCGGCGCCCCGACCTCGCGGAGTTCATCCGCGAGGGCGACCTCGCGGGCGGCAGCGACACCGTCCGCATCCCGGTGAAGATGGTCGACCTGCCGGAGTTCGCCTACGACCGGCGGGACATGGGCGGCGTCGGTCAGGGGCAGGGCGGCACGCCCGAACCCGGCCAGCCCGTCGACGTCCCGGGCGACCCCGGCGACGACGAGGAGGGCGACGGCGACGAGGCCGGCGACGACTCGGGCGAGCACGGCTACTACGAGATGGATCCCGAGGAGTTCGCCGAGGAGCTCGACGAGACGCTCGGGCTCGATCTCGAGCCGAAGGGCAAACGCGTCGTCGAGGAGGTGGAGGGCGACTTCACGGAGCTCACCCGCGCGGGCCCCAACTCGACGCTCGACTTCGAGACGCTGTTCAAGCGCGGCCTGAAGCGGAAGCTCGCGACCGACTTCGACGACTCGTTCGTCCGCGAGGCGTGCAAGGTCGAGGGCGCCACCGCCCGGGACGTGTTCGAGTTCTGCCGGACCGAGAACGTGCTCGTCTCGCTCCCCTGGATCGAGGAGGCGATGGGGGAGGTGGCCGACGAGCGGGGCGCCTGGGCCTCCTTCGAGGAGGTCCGCGAGGAGGTCGAACGCGAGCCGGTCACCGACCGCATCCGACGCGACGGCCTGCGCGAGATCCCGTTCCGCCGGGAGGACGAGCGCTACCGCCACCCGGAGGTCGTGGAGAAGAAGCAGAAGAACGTCGTGGTCGTCAACATCCGCGACGTCTCCGGGTCGATGCGCCAGCGCAAGCGGGAGCTGGTCGAGCGGGTGTTCACGCCGCTGGACTGGTATCTCACCGGGAAGTACGACGAGGCCGAGTTCCGGTACGTCGCCCACGACGCGGAGGCCTGGGAGGTCGACCGGAGCGAGTTCTTCGGCATCCGCTCGGGCGGCGGGACCCGGATCTCCAGCGCGTACGAACTCGCCGCCGAGATCCTCGAGGAGTACCCCTGGAGCGAGTGGAACCGCTACGTGTTCGCCGCGGGCGACTCGGAGAACTCCAGCAACGACACCGTCGAGAGCGTCGTGCCGCTGATGCGCGAACTCGACGCGAACCTCCACGCCTACGTGGAGACACAGCCCGGCGGCGGCGCTGTGAACGCGACCCACGCGGAGGAGGTCGAGGGGGAACTGGCCGACCGAGACAACGTCGCGGTCGCCCGCGTCGCCGACGCCGACGACGTGACCGACGCGATCTACGAGATACTCAGCACCGAGGACGACTCATGA
- a CDS encoding SpoVR family protein — translation MSTTNDRRARREAGRLTEPTERARELAEKLGLRPYPVNYWVVDYDEMNELIAYDGFQTRYPHWRWGMKYDRQRKQDTFGMGKAFEIVNNDNPCHAFLQESNALADQKAVITHVEAHADFFRNNEWFARFAGDREEPAAAAMLARHADAIAGFMEDPEIDRGEVERFIDAVLCLEDTIDQHRALAEERGGEFEEEVADIEERLDRLGLSPEVREQVFDEEWVAAREAEESPDAPRPDVLAFLREHGERYDEEEGKAVEREPWMDETLELLRREAYYFAPQKLTKCMNEGWAAYWESIMMADEGFAGEDEFLTYADHQSRVLGSPGLNPYKLGKELWEYIENTANRREVVDKLLRVEGVTWRSFHDAVDFEEVEELLAPDPVVDEVRPDTLDRLDPEDPRVDADALATAREGDVDVERYPWAVLTTQGLAERHFSLAKPANRGFLSRIGRSELERLARYMFDDGKYATVEEALADVDYGAGWERMREVRESHNDVTFVDEFLTDEFVTEGNYFTYEYSRAAGDYRVASTDPEDVKKKLLLQFTNFGKPSVAVFDGNYGNRGELLLGHRYNGVALDLEQAERTLERAFELWGRPVNLATIVTEYDEHELEVASRRGYEPAGEEVGTLLRYDGSEIEHLDLDPDLEDLIAAEGVDYDTKPEEWLA, via the coding sequence ATGAGCACGACCAACGACCGCCGCGCCCGCCGCGAGGCGGGCCGGCTCACCGAACCGACCGAGCGGGCCCGGGAACTGGCCGAGAAGCTCGGCCTGCGGCCGTACCCGGTGAACTACTGGGTCGTCGACTACGACGAGATGAACGAGCTCATCGCCTACGACGGGTTCCAGACCCGGTACCCGCACTGGCGCTGGGGGATGAAGTACGATCGCCAGCGCAAGCAGGACACGTTCGGGATGGGGAAGGCGTTCGAGATCGTCAACAACGACAACCCCTGCCACGCGTTCCTCCAGGAGTCGAACGCGCTGGCCGACCAGAAGGCGGTCATCACCCACGTCGAGGCGCACGCGGACTTCTTCCGCAACAACGAGTGGTTCGCACGGTTCGCGGGCGACCGCGAGGAGCCGGCCGCCGCCGCGATGCTGGCCCGGCACGCGGACGCGATCGCGGGGTTCATGGAGGACCCCGAGATCGACCGCGGCGAGGTGGAACGGTTCATCGACGCCGTGCTCTGTCTCGAGGACACCATCGACCAGCACCGCGCGCTGGCCGAGGAGCGCGGCGGCGAGTTCGAGGAGGAGGTCGCGGACATCGAGGAGCGACTCGACCGGCTGGGGCTCTCCCCCGAGGTCCGCGAGCAGGTGTTCGACGAGGAGTGGGTCGCCGCGCGGGAGGCCGAGGAGAGCCCGGACGCACCCCGTCCGGACGTGCTGGCGTTCCTCCGCGAGCACGGCGAGCGCTACGACGAGGAGGAGGGTAAAGCCGTCGAGCGCGAGCCGTGGATGGACGAGACGCTGGAACTGCTCCGGCGGGAGGCGTACTACTTCGCCCCGCAGAAGCTGACCAAGTGCATGAACGAGGGGTGGGCGGCCTACTGGGAGTCGATCATGATGGCCGACGAGGGGTTCGCGGGCGAGGACGAGTTCCTCACCTACGCGGACCACCAGTCGCGCGTGCTCGGGTCGCCGGGGCTCAACCCCTACAAGCTCGGCAAGGAGCTGTGGGAGTACATCGAGAACACGGCGAACCGCCGCGAGGTCGTCGACAAGCTGCTCCGGGTCGAGGGCGTCACCTGGCGGAGCTTCCACGACGCCGTGGACTTCGAGGAGGTCGAGGAGCTGCTCGCGCCCGACCCCGTGGTCGACGAGGTCCGGCCGGACACGCTCGACCGCCTCGACCCCGAGGACCCGCGGGTGGACGCCGACGCGCTGGCCACCGCCCGCGAGGGCGACGTCGACGTCGAGCGGTACCCCTGGGCCGTGCTCACGACCCAGGGGCTCGCGGAGCGACACTTCTCGCTCGCGAAGCCCGCGAACCGGGGCTTCCTCTCCCGGATCGGTCGCTCGGAGCTGGAGCGGCTCGCCCGCTACATGTTCGACGACGGGAAGTACGCGACCGTCGAGGAGGCGCTCGCGGACGTCGACTACGGCGCCGGGTGGGAGCGGATGCGCGAGGTGCGCGAGAGCCACAACGACGTGACGTTCGTCGACGAGTTCCTCACCGACGAGTTCGTGACGGAGGGGAACTACTTCACCTACGAGTACTCCCGGGCGGCGGGCGACTACCGCGTCGCCAGCACGGACCCGGAGGACGTGAAGAAGAAGCTCCTGCTCCAGTTCACGAACTTCGGCAAGCCCAGCGTCGCCGTGTTCGACGGCAACTACGGCAACCGGGGTGAACTACTGCTCGGCCACCGCTACAACGGGGTCGCCCTCGACCTGGAGCAGGCCGAGCGGACGCTGGAACGCGCCTTCGAGCTCTGGGGTCGCCCGGTCAACCTCGCCACCATCGTCACGGAGTACGACGAGCACGAACTGGAGGTCGCGAGCCGCCGCGGCTACGAGCCCGCCGGCGAGGAGGTCGGGACGCTCCTCCGGTACGACGGCTCCGAGATAGAGCATCTCGACCTGGACCCCGACCTGGAGGACCTCATCGCGGCCGAGGGGGTCGACTACGACACGAAGCCCGAGGAGTGGCTGGCGTAA
- a CDS encoding Lrp/AsnC family transcriptional regulator, translating into MSDARNTSAPMIAEEVNVSPGTIRNRIDLLESHGIIRGYGAVVDFERADGRLSNLYMCNVPVSERETLAQEARAVPGVVNVRELMTGRRNLHVLAVGEDTGDLRRISRALSALGIEIEDEDLVQNEEFDAYSPFGPADSTPSPAPTDFISLAGGADVVEVTVRADAPITGHTLEEVGKRGVIDDQTLIIAIERDDAVLTPRGGTTIRSDDVVTVLSRGGDREGTLDAFLGTDDS; encoded by the coding sequence ATGTCGGACGCCCGGAACACGTCGGCGCCGATGATCGCCGAGGAGGTCAACGTCTCCCCGGGGACGATCCGGAACAGGATCGACCTGCTCGAGAGCCACGGGATCATCAGGGGGTACGGGGCCGTCGTCGACTTCGAGCGGGCGGACGGGCGGCTGAGCAACCTCTACATGTGTAACGTGCCCGTCTCCGAACGCGAGACGCTCGCGCAGGAGGCGCGCGCCGTCCCGGGGGTCGTCAACGTCCGGGAGCTGATGACCGGCCGGCGGAACCTCCATGTGCTGGCGGTCGGCGAGGACACCGGCGACCTCCGGCGCATCTCCCGGGCGCTCTCGGCGCTCGGCATCGAGATCGAGGACGAGGACCTCGTCCAGAACGAGGAGTTCGACGCGTACTCGCCGTTCGGCCCCGCCGACTCGACGCCCTCGCCCGCGCCGACCGACTTCATCAGCCTGGCGGGCGGCGCCGATGTCGTGGAGGTGACGGTCCGTGCGGACGCCCCCATCACCGGCCACACGCTGGAGGAGGTGGGAAAGCGGGGGGTGATCGACGACCAGACGCTCATCATCGCGATCGAGCGCGACGACGCCGTGTTGACGCCCCGCGGCGGAACGACGATCCGATCCGACGACGTCGTCACCGTCCTCTCCCGCGGCGGGGATCGCGAGGGAACCCTCGACGCGTTCCTCGGCACGGACGACTCCTGA
- a CDS encoding zinc-ribbon domain-containing protein: MSLPAPLRWLFATDEVVHECRECGVTVEEGAEVCPNCGSTEIARYEFE; this comes from the coding sequence ATGTCGCTACCGGCACCGCTCCGCTGGCTGTTTGCGACGGACGAGGTCGTTCACGAGTGTCGCGAGTGCGGCGTCACGGTCGAGGAGGGGGCCGAGGTCTGCCCGAACTGTGGCTCGACCGAGATCGCCCGGTACGAGTTCGAGTGA
- a CDS encoding TrkH family potassium uptake protein: MSLHVDWRNSVALTGTVVKFLAVALLVPLLLAIVYGEDVATFLATIVLTFAVGTGLERFDTAEDLGPREAFLFVGLAWFSVSLVGAVPYVLAGHGTESTLAHPVNALFESTSGFTTTGATVMGDISLEQHSHALLMWRQLTQWLGGMGIIVLMVAIFPELAVNGAQLMDTEAPGPTFEKLTPRISETAQVLWKVYFGFTVLLAVLLYGLHLSGLAPNMGPYNAVAHAFSTLPTGGFSPEADSIAAFSPVVQWTIIPFMIVAGTNFALFWFLLAGRHERVVKDPEFRAYIGAIAVLTGTLAVLLFTGAAPALPLGGATNGVTGNALRQAAFQIGSLMNSTGFATSDFAQWSTEGKVLLLFAMFIGGSAGSTGSGIKVVRWLVIVKAARRSVFTTVHPEAVKPVRLGGTVIDEDTIRDILVFSLVYFVLFAFATVFIALDANRVGLPLTPLEAISGSLATLGNIGPGFGRLGPFGSYLALPSTTKLLMVFLMWAGRLEIIPVLLLFTRTFWRE, from the coding sequence GTGTCGCTACACGTCGACTGGCGGAACAGCGTCGCGCTCACGGGGACCGTCGTCAAGTTCCTCGCGGTCGCCCTGCTCGTCCCGCTCCTGCTCGCGATCGTCTACGGGGAGGACGTGGCAACGTTCCTCGCGACCATCGTGCTGACGTTCGCCGTCGGTACCGGGCTGGAGCGGTTCGACACGGCCGAGGACCTCGGGCCGCGGGAGGCGTTCCTCTTCGTCGGGCTGGCGTGGTTCTCGGTCAGCCTCGTCGGGGCCGTCCCGTACGTGCTCGCCGGCCACGGCACCGAGTCGACGCTGGCACACCCCGTGAACGCGCTCTTCGAGTCGACGTCCGGGTTCACCACCACCGGCGCGACGGTGATGGGCGACATCTCGCTGGAGCAACACTCGCACGCGCTGCTCATGTGGCGCCAGCTCACCCAGTGGCTCGGCGGGATGGGGATCATCGTGCTGATGGTCGCCATCTTCCCGGAACTCGCCGTCAACGGCGCCCAGTTGATGGACACCGAGGCGCCGGGACCGACCTTCGAGAAGCTCACCCCGCGCATCTCGGAGACCGCACAGGTGCTCTGGAAGGTGTACTTCGGCTTCACCGTGCTGCTGGCGGTCCTCCTCTATGGGCTCCACCTGTCCGGGCTCGCGCCCAACATGGGCCCGTACAACGCCGTCGCCCACGCCTTCTCGACGCTGCCGACCGGCGGGTTCTCGCCGGAGGCCGACAGCATCGCCGCGTTCTCGCCGGTCGTGCAGTGGACGATCATCCCGTTCATGATCGTGGCCGGGACGAACTTCGCGCTGTTCTGGTTCCTGCTGGCCGGCCGGCACGAACGGGTGGTGAAGGACCCCGAGTTCAGGGCCTACATCGGGGCGATCGCCGTCCTTACCGGCACGCTCGCCGTCCTGCTTTTCACCGGCGCGGCCCCCGCGCTGCCGCTCGGCGGCGCGACGAACGGCGTGACCGGGAACGCGCTCCGACAGGCGGCGTTCCAGATCGGCTCGCTGATGAACTCGACCGGGTTCGCCACGAGCGACTTCGCGCAGTGGAGCACGGAGGGGAAGGTCCTCCTCCTGTTCGCGATGTTCATCGGCGGCTCCGCCGGTTCGACCGGGAGCGGGATCAAGGTCGTCCGATGGCTGGTCATCGTCAAGGCGGCGCGCCGCTCGGTGTTCACGACGGTCCATCCCGAGGCGGTGAAGCCGGTTCGACTCGGCGGGACGGTGATCGACGAGGACACCATCCGGGACATCCTGGTCTTCAGCCTCGTCTACTTCGTCCTGTTCGCGTTCGCCACCGTGTTCATCGCGCTCGACGCGAACCGGGTCGGCCTCCCGCTCACCCCGCTGGAGGCGATCAGCGGGAGCCTCGCCACGCTCGGCAACATCGGGCCGGGGTTCGGACGGTTGGGCCCGTTCGGGTCGTACCTCGCGCTCCCGTCGACCACGAAGCTGCTCATGGTCTTTCTCATGTGGGCCGGCCGGCTGGAGATCATCCCGGTGCTGTTGCTGTTCACGCGTACGTTCTGGCGCGAGTAG